One window of Triticum dicoccoides isolate Atlit2015 ecotype Zavitan chromosome 5A, WEW_v2.0, whole genome shotgun sequence genomic DNA carries:
- the LOC119302723 gene encoding putrescine hydroxycinnamoyltransferase-like: MEVKVLSSKIVKPRYADGAARPDTTEHVPSSVFDRVTYHIQMAIIYAFQAPAPSTEDIERGLAHVLSVYRLFAGQVRPGPDGAPGVLLNDHGARLVEARVDGATLVEFAPPKPSPVVLQLHPDLEGDVQEVVQVQLTRFACGSLAVGFSANHAVADGHATSDFLVAWGRAARGLDISDPSPTPPPHNHPDLFRPRDPPVVNFEHRGVEYYRPSPSNPKQGEGGHHGADNVVIHKAHFTKDFIAGLRAKASEGRGRPFSRFETTLAHLWRTMTRARGLSPGETSTIRISVDGRRRLAAPPGYFGNLVLWAFPRSTVGDLMSRPLKHAAQTIHDAVARLDGAYFQSLVDFASSGAVKREGLEKTAELKDVLCPDLEVDSWLTFPFYELDFGAGSPSYFMPSYFPTEGMLFLVPSYLGDGSVDAFVPIFQHNLDAFKQCCYSMD, from the coding sequence ATGGAGGTGAAGGTGCTCAGCTCCAAGATCGTGAAGCCGAGGTACGCCGATGGCGCGGCACGGCCGGACACCACGGAGCACGTGCCGTCCTCGGTGTTCGACAGGGTCACCTACCACATCCAGATGGCCATCATCTACGCCTTCCAGGCGCCGGCGCCCTCCACGGAGGACATCGAGCGCGGCCTCGCGCATGTACTGTCCGTGTACCGCCTCTTCGCCGGCCAGGTCCGACCTGGCCCGGACGGCGCGCCGGGGGTGCTGCTCAACGACCACGGCGCGCGGCTCGTCGAGGCGCGTGTGGACGGGGCCACACTGGTCGAGTTCGCGCCGCCCAAGCCGTCGCCCGTCGTGCTGCAGCTGCACCCGGACCTGGAGGGCGACGTGCAGGAGGTGGTGCAGGTGCAGCTCACGCGCTTCGCCTGCGGCTCGCTGGCCGTCGGGTTCTCGGCCAACCATGCCGTTGCTGACGGCCACGCCACCAGCGACTTCCTCGTCGCGTGGGGCCGCGCCGCGCGAGGGCTGGACATCTCCGACCCgtcgccgacgccaccgccgcacaACCACCCTGACCTCTTCCGTCCGCGCGACCCGCCGGTCGTCAACTTCGAGCACCGCGGCGTCGAGTACTACCGGCCGTCGCCCAGCAACCCCAAGCAGGGCGAGGGCGGACACCACGGCGCCGACAACGTGGTCATCCACAAGGCGCACTTCACCAAGGACTTCATCGCCGGGCTGCGCGCCAAGGCTTCGGAGGGGCGCGGCAGGCCGTTCAGCCGGTTCGAGACCACGCTCGCACACCTGTGGCGCACGATGACGCGCGCGCGTGGGCTCAGCCCCGGCGAGACCTCCACCATCCGCATCTCTGTCGACGGGCGGCGGCGCCTGGCCGCCCCGCCGGGCTACTTCGGCAACCTGGTTCTGTGGGCGTTCCCGCGGTCCACGGTGGGGGACCTCATGAGCCGGCCGCTGAAGCACGCAGCACAAACGATTCACGACGCCGTGGCCCGCCTCGACGGCGCATACTTCCAGTCGCTGGTGGATTTCGCGAGCTCGGGCGCCGTGAAGCGGGAGGGGTTGGAGAAGACGGCGGAGCTGAAGGACGTGTTGTGCCCGGACCTGGAGGTGGATAGCTGGCTGACGTTCCCGTTCTACGAGCTGGACTTCGGCGCCGGCAGCCCGAGCTACTTCATGCCGTCCTACTTCCCCACGGAGGGGATGCTGTTCCTGGTGCCGTCCTACCTAGGCGACGGCAGCGTGGACGCCTTCGTCCCCATCTTCCAGCACAACCTCGACGCCTTCAAGCAGTGCTGCTACTCCATGGACTAA